From a region of the Aeoliella mucimassa genome:
- a CDS encoding tetratricopeptide repeat protein, translated as MSAAKVITAATRQRLQQLFEHGKKSLEKGDHEYAHTLFAQCVAEDPTNLVYLQHLRSNLAKKHGEAKKSSLFGGLNRKLSSSRSALVKAKTKGEWEAAFTAGCEALDHGPNDPATLIELADAVHTLGSSECQLFYLKWALDANPKHEQANRDAADALAAVGQFEQAIVCLKRVLELKPNDKDLERKISRMSVEQTIQKGGYNEELLRPGVSQSATLDENATAAIKASPAGPHHDEPQTPAEPEETPESREQDLLDRIRLYPAELSHYKDLADLYNSVDRLKDAERVLTKALTVSPGDLDTRERLEDTRLRRMRQQVDVANRRATDEPSPESKALAKKMLAQANQVELEVYAARAERNPANLNYQFELAMRLKRAGKFREAIKSFQVAREDTRRLSDTQLHLGECFQKIEQFRLAMSSYEAAVQAAGDANPEQLKLARYRAGVLAMGMGELEKAEKHLTEIAAADFSYRDVADRLDKLSQMRNT; from the coding sequence ATGTCTGCTGCCAAAGTGATTACAGCCGCTACTCGTCAACGGTTGCAACAACTGTTCGAACACGGCAAGAAGAGTCTGGAAAAAGGCGACCACGAATACGCCCACACGCTGTTCGCCCAGTGCGTTGCCGAAGATCCGACCAATCTGGTCTACCTGCAACACCTGCGATCGAACCTGGCCAAGAAGCATGGCGAGGCGAAGAAGAGTTCGCTGTTTGGCGGATTGAATCGCAAACTCAGCTCCTCCCGCTCGGCACTCGTGAAAGCCAAGACCAAGGGTGAGTGGGAAGCCGCATTCACCGCGGGATGCGAAGCGTTGGACCACGGCCCCAACGACCCTGCGACACTGATCGAACTGGCCGACGCGGTACACACGCTTGGTTCGTCGGAATGCCAACTCTTCTATCTGAAGTGGGCGCTCGACGCGAATCCCAAGCACGAACAAGCCAATCGCGACGCCGCCGACGCCCTGGCGGCCGTTGGGCAATTCGAGCAGGCGATCGTCTGCCTGAAGCGGGTGCTCGAGCTGAAGCCGAACGATAAGGACCTGGAACGCAAGATTTCGCGGATGAGCGTCGAGCAGACCATCCAAAAGGGTGGCTACAACGAAGAACTGCTGCGTCCCGGTGTAAGCCAATCGGCCACGCTCGACGAAAACGCAACTGCGGCCATCAAGGCCAGCCCTGCAGGACCGCATCATGACGAGCCACAAACGCCCGCCGAGCCGGAAGAGACGCCGGAGAGTCGCGAGCAGGACCTGCTTGACCGCATCCGCTTGTATCCCGCGGAGCTGAGCCATTACAAGGACCTGGCCGACCTCTATAACTCGGTCGACCGCCTGAAGGATGCCGAGCGGGTGCTCACGAAGGCGCTGACCGTTTCGCCGGGCGACCTCGATACTCGCGAACGATTGGAAGACACTCGGCTTCGCCGGATGCGGCAGCAGGTCGACGTGGCCAACCGCCGAGCAACGGACGAACCCTCGCCCGAATCGAAGGCGCTGGCCAAGAAGATGCTCGCCCAGGCAAACCAGGTAGAGCTGGAAGTGTATGCCGCCCGGGCGGAGCGGAATCCGGCAAATCTGAACTATCAATTCGAACTCGCAATGCGATTGAAGCGGGCGGGTAAGTTTCGCGAGGCGATCAAGTCGTTCCAGGTGGCCCGCGAGGACACCCGGCGGCTTTCCGATACTCAGCTGCATCTCGGGGAATGCTTCCAGAAAATCGAGCAATTTCGCCTGGCGATGTCGAGCTACGAGGCCGCGGTACAGGCGGCTGGCGACGCGAATCCCGAGCAGCTGAAGCTGGCCCGCTACCGTGCGGGGGTGCTGGCGATGGGGATGGGAGAGCTCGAAAAGGCCGAAAAACACCTTACCGAGATCGCCGCGGCCGATTTTAGCTACCGAGATGTGGCTGACCGGCTGGACAAACTCAGCCAAATGCGAAATACTTAG
- a CDS encoding dihydroorotate dehydrogenase electron transfer subunit, protein MPFALEANALTVPVVENVQLASRTYRVRFECPQIAETVVPGQFLMLRLTGSGDPLLGRAFAMYDTVDDSEGRPTYVDVVYLVIGKMTSRLSQYQPGQMLDVWGPLGNGFTIPECDHLLMVAGGIGQTPMLALGKEHLGIRGYGSPPRTVSAPDKVTLLYGVRSLDLVAGETDFRSAGIDLRIASDDGSIGHHGFVTELLEQALAESAGQRVQVACCGPEVMMERVAEICQAAETPCLVSLETPMACGIGICFSCVAKVRQEDGTWDYRRTCVEGPVFDGCSIEW, encoded by the coding sequence ATGCCATTTGCTCTGGAAGCCAACGCCCTGACGGTGCCCGTTGTGGAGAACGTGCAGCTCGCCTCGCGGACGTATCGCGTACGGTTCGAATGCCCGCAGATTGCCGAAACCGTGGTGCCAGGGCAGTTTCTCATGCTGCGACTCACCGGTTCGGGCGATCCGCTGCTTGGCCGGGCGTTTGCCATGTACGACACGGTGGACGACTCGGAGGGCCGGCCCACCTACGTCGACGTGGTGTACCTGGTGATCGGCAAAATGACCTCGCGCTTGTCGCAGTACCAGCCGGGCCAGATGCTCGACGTATGGGGCCCACTTGGCAACGGATTCACGATTCCCGAGTGCGATCACCTGTTGATGGTCGCCGGCGGCATCGGACAGACCCCGATGCTCGCGCTCGGTAAGGAGCACCTGGGGATCCGCGGGTATGGCTCGCCGCCGCGTACCGTGTCGGCTCCCGACAAAGTGACGCTGCTCTATGGAGTTCGCTCGCTTGATCTGGTGGCCGGCGAAACCGACTTTCGCTCCGCTGGCATCGACCTCCGCATCGCCAGCGACGACGGCAGCATCGGCCATCACGGGTTCGTTACTGAGTTGCTCGAGCAAGCACTCGCCGAGTCGGCTGGCCAGCGAGTGCAGGTCGCCTGCTGCGGCCCGGAAGTGATGATGGAGCGTGTGGCCGAAATCTGCCAGGCCGCGGAAACGCCTTGCCTGGTATCGCTCGAAACGCCGATGGCCTGTGGCATCGGTATCTGCTTTAGCTGCGTCGCCAAGGTGCGTCAGGAAGATGGCACCTGGGACTATCGTCGCACGTGTGTCGAAGGCCCGGTGTTCGACGGCTGCTCGATTGAGTGGTAA
- a CDS encoding cell surface protein: MAQESAQQTQSAPKRTTQKYMDRALEVLEKFGVATGKDVQNELIRLLEEVRHVDEARALAIANTVKHMSEFNQLVRDNVEDINVGNRYLEISQMFDSIREDSKKLIAQLDDGKIGFIEKMSNLWMKIRRGTPHDRFEKIVDVYQDVCKDTKDQLEREEIIMDGYIDFRFALKEAEILSRELLEMQLPNLEAAKEAMGKAQQAVQDYTGEDESQRSRLELERDEAHDRWKKEDRIYQLCKDVAENLAIGYDVGETLVTKLRQTHDVKEQVYRRAVTFFTTNEHVFTILGTVYTSQQGLHEATQSTEALKEGVNKSLEDVADLGRELEKAALKAGYGSTISPQSLEKLVKAISDYQVDSLKMIADLRKESEENAREIRRVVEQGKARYQSTLAKFAMGGELTSQETTDEDSPWSDSSK, encoded by the coding sequence ATGGCACAGGAATCGGCACAGCAAACCCAATCGGCCCCCAAGCGGACTACCCAGAAATACATGGACCGTGCCTTGGAGGTGCTGGAGAAGTTCGGCGTGGCGACCGGAAAAGACGTGCAGAACGAGCTGATTCGCCTGCTTGAGGAGGTCCGCCATGTGGACGAAGCCCGGGCGCTGGCGATCGCCAACACGGTGAAGCACATGAGCGAGTTCAACCAGCTAGTTCGCGACAACGTGGAGGATATCAACGTTGGCAATCGGTATCTCGAAATCAGCCAGATGTTCGACTCGATTCGCGAAGACTCGAAGAAGCTGATCGCCCAACTAGACGACGGCAAAATCGGCTTTATCGAGAAGATGTCGAACCTGTGGATGAAAATCCGCCGAGGCACGCCGCACGATCGTTTTGAGAAGATCGTGGATGTCTACCAGGACGTTTGCAAAGACACGAAGGATCAGCTGGAGCGCGAAGAGATCATCATGGATGGTTACATCGACTTCCGCTTCGCCTTGAAGGAAGCCGAGATCCTCTCGCGGGAATTGCTCGAAATGCAGCTACCGAATCTCGAAGCCGCCAAGGAAGCGATGGGCAAGGCCCAGCAAGCGGTGCAGGACTACACCGGCGAGGACGAAAGCCAACGCTCGCGGCTCGAGCTCGAACGCGACGAAGCTCACGACCGCTGGAAGAAGGAAGATCGCATCTACCAGCTCTGCAAAGATGTCGCGGAGAACCTGGCCATCGGTTACGACGTCGGCGAGACCCTGGTTACCAAGCTCCGCCAGACGCACGATGTGAAGGAGCAGGTGTACCGCCGGGCGGTGACGTTCTTCACGACCAACGAGCACGTGTTTACCATCCTCGGCACGGTCTACACTTCGCAGCAAGGGCTGCACGAAGCAACCCAGTCGACCGAAGCCCTCAAAGAAGGCGTGAACAAGAGCCTGGAGGACGTTGCCGACTTGGGACGCGAGCTGGAAAAGGCGGCGTTGAAGGCTGGTTACGGCTCGACCATCAGCCCGCAGTCGCTCGAGAAGCTCGTAAAGGCGATTTCGGATTACCAGGTCGACTCGCTGAAGATGATCGCCGACCTCCGCAAAGAAAGCGAAGAGAACGCCCGCGAAATCCGCCGGGTGGTTGAACAAGGCAAAGCCCGCTATCAGAGTACGCTGGCCAAGTTTGCCATGGGCGGCGAGCTGACTTCGCAGGAGACCACCGACGAGGATTCGCCTTGGTCCGATAGCTCGAAGTAA
- a CDS encoding pseudouridine synthase — translation MPPKKSHQKSAASKGRKPSGTPRKGTGGKGAPKKKGAPKKATAGKGAAKKGTSIRGPAKPGGPKKAAAKKSAGSKSGPASKPGPGGKSKPAGKSGPGLKSGAPKKPRPPKRKRTPQPASDLPGDRLQKVLAAAGLASRRECEELILEGRVQVDGQVVAELGTRVDPSTQTIHVDGEPLPKPRLAYYAVNKPTGVVSTANDPSGRQRVIDLLPPSLGRLYNVGRLDMASEGLILVTNDGEMANRLTHPSHGVEKTYNVQVAGVPDREVLDQLRKGVYFAEGKVKVVRAKIKSSRKQSTVLEIVLDEGRNREIRRMLAKVGHKVQRLVRIAVGPVRLAEMPPGAYRRLTAAEVRDLRKAAKL, via the coding sequence ATGCCCCCCAAAAAGTCACATCAAAAATCTGCCGCCTCCAAAGGTCGTAAGCCGTCGGGGACGCCGCGCAAAGGCACTGGCGGCAAGGGAGCACCCAAAAAGAAGGGGGCCCCTAAGAAAGCCACCGCTGGTAAGGGGGCTGCCAAGAAGGGCACCTCCATCCGTGGACCCGCGAAGCCCGGCGGCCCGAAGAAAGCGGCCGCCAAGAAGAGTGCTGGCAGCAAATCTGGACCAGCCAGCAAACCGGGGCCGGGCGGTAAATCGAAGCCGGCCGGCAAGTCGGGGCCCGGCCTGAAGTCCGGCGCACCGAAGAAGCCACGCCCACCCAAGCGGAAGCGTACCCCGCAGCCGGCGAGCGATTTGCCGGGCGATCGACTGCAGAAGGTGCTCGCCGCAGCCGGTCTGGCGAGTCGCCGGGAGTGCGAGGAGCTGATTCTCGAAGGTCGCGTGCAGGTCGATGGTCAGGTGGTCGCCGAACTCGGTACCCGGGTCGATCCCTCCACGCAAACGATTCACGTCGACGGCGAACCGCTTCCCAAGCCACGCCTGGCCTACTACGCAGTGAACAAGCCAACCGGAGTGGTGTCGACCGCCAACGACCCGTCGGGGCGCCAGCGGGTGATCGACCTGTTGCCGCCGAGCTTGGGGCGACTCTACAACGTCGGTCGACTCGACATGGCCAGCGAAGGGCTGATTCTCGTCACCAACGATGGCGAAATGGCCAACCGGCTGACCCATCCCAGTCATGGGGTCGAGAAAACCTACAACGTGCAGGTGGCCGGCGTGCCCGATCGCGAGGTGCTCGATCAGCTCCGCAAAGGCGTTTACTTTGCCGAAGGCAAGGTGAAGGTGGTGCGGGCCAAGATCAAGAGCAGCCGCAAGCAGTCGACCGTACTCGAGATCGTGCTCGACGAAGGTCGCAACCGCGAGATTCGACGCATGCTGGCCAAAGTGGGCCACAAAGTGCAGCGGCTGGTCCGCATTGCGGTCGGCCCAGTGCGGCTGGCAGAGATGCCACCCGGGGCGTATCGTAGACTCACCGCGGCCGAAGTTCGCGACCTCCGCAAAGCGGCCAAACTGTAG
- the tatC gene encoding twin-arginine translocase subunit TatC, with the protein MPAHDDLFEKSKMTFGEHLEELRSALIKSILAIAIGFLIGMYFASWFVGKVKEPLQDAIDEYVLEESTERYTQELLERKKKGEDIPEDIDAAVKIRKEKGLAPKIVFMEPKQLGIESDEELVPITQWQRVEDNANQIIATGVTQGFMVWIKAALVLGIVFSSPAVFWFVWQFVAAGLYPHEKQYVHIFLPFSLLLFLAGAALAFYGAIYYVLQFLFSFYKVLGVAPYPVINEWMSFIMFLPIGFGIGFQLPLVMLFLERIGIFNVPLYLKQWKIAVVVICVISTILTPADPQSMILMAVPLVILYFGGIGLCRYMPRRKKPFSEVVSGEE; encoded by the coding sequence ATGCCCGCGCACGACGACCTGTTTGAGAAGAGCAAAATGACCTTCGGGGAACACCTGGAGGAATTGCGAAGTGCGCTGATCAAGTCGATTCTGGCGATTGCCATCGGTTTTCTGATCGGCATGTACTTCGCCAGTTGGTTCGTCGGTAAAGTGAAGGAACCGCTGCAAGACGCGATCGACGAGTACGTGCTCGAAGAGTCGACCGAGCGATACACGCAGGAGTTGCTGGAGCGCAAGAAGAAAGGGGAGGACATCCCCGAAGACATCGACGCAGCGGTCAAGATTCGTAAAGAGAAGGGGTTGGCTCCCAAAATCGTGTTCATGGAGCCCAAGCAGCTCGGCATCGAGTCGGATGAAGAGTTAGTGCCGATCACCCAGTGGCAGCGAGTGGAGGACAACGCGAATCAGATCATCGCTACTGGGGTGACACAGGGCTTCATGGTGTGGATCAAGGCCGCGCTTGTGCTTGGCATCGTGTTCTCGAGTCCCGCGGTGTTTTGGTTTGTCTGGCAATTTGTCGCAGCGGGGCTCTATCCGCACGAAAAGCAATACGTGCACATCTTTTTGCCATTTAGCCTACTCCTGTTCCTCGCTGGGGCTGCGTTGGCCTTCTACGGGGCGATTTACTACGTGCTGCAGTTCTTGTTCTCGTTCTACAAGGTGCTTGGCGTCGCGCCGTATCCGGTGATTAACGAGTGGATGAGCTTCATCATGTTCCTGCCGATTGGTTTCGGCATCGGCTTTCAGTTGCCGTTGGTCATGCTGTTCCTCGAACGCATCGGCATCTTCAATGTGCCGCTTTACTTGAAGCAATGGAAGATTGCGGTCGTCGTGATTTGCGTGATCTCTACGATCCTCACGCCAGCCGATCCGCAGAGTATGATCCTCATGGCGGTGCCGCTGGTGATTCTCTACTTCGGTGGTATCGGACTGTGCCGCTACATGCCGCGGCGGAAGAAGCCTTTCTCCGAAGTGGTTTCCGGAGAAGAGTAG
- a CDS encoding coiled-coil domain-containing protein, whose translation MVGTQITGRDILRELERAVQDARHRAEGVRADLDKLDKFMQDVIERRGESLVELAQHYLPDMSSETIAKQFREVRGHLQQLLHTKQQREKDLQTAWDDNLDRRGKLETEIDQLTHRLDELATKRDELEKVLAERLRTHSEFQTLSQQALAAETELKRNELRVAEMRDEVAAKLPAYRKSRMFQYLHRRGFGTADYRGRGLTRQLDRWVAKLVHYNKNRQGYEFLQKTPELMAAEVERRRGEFTSLMEQIEAIEDRLSDEIGLTNVLQQGTEQGKQREQCLVELRQLEDARTQIEHEIASLEQRENEYYEAGVNRLKEFLGSMEETALAIRTRATPQTTDDNIFSEIQHCNQQLRDARQQSHEDRGKLEVWHEKISGLDQVMRKFRASEFDSRRSFFSRQLDVSREVDRYLQGNNTSEGLWSTVRRYQQFVRPRYDDSSDQWNDLGGLFDSDVSHVLGNVLIEVAGEAMRQAANRSMHRRGPARQQQRRSSHRPPHRRGGGFTTGRGF comes from the coding sequence GTGGTAGGCACCCAAATCACCGGTCGGGATATCCTTCGCGAACTTGAGCGGGCCGTGCAAGACGCCCGTCATCGAGCCGAAGGGGTCCGCGCCGATCTCGACAAACTCGATAAGTTCATGCAGGACGTTATCGAACGCCGGGGCGAGTCGCTCGTCGAACTGGCGCAGCATTACCTGCCCGACATGTCGAGCGAAACCATTGCTAAACAGTTTCGCGAGGTCCGTGGTCATCTCCAACAACTGCTGCACACCAAGCAGCAGCGCGAAAAGGACCTGCAAACCGCCTGGGACGACAACCTCGACCGTCGCGGCAAGCTCGAAACGGAAATCGACCAGCTGACGCATCGACTCGACGAGCTGGCAACCAAACGCGACGAGCTAGAAAAAGTGCTCGCTGAGCGATTGCGGACGCACAGCGAGTTTCAAACGCTCTCGCAACAAGCCTTGGCTGCCGAGACCGAACTAAAGCGCAATGAGCTTCGCGTGGCCGAGATGCGCGACGAAGTCGCTGCGAAGCTTCCCGCGTATCGCAAGAGCCGGATGTTCCAGTACTTGCACCGACGAGGGTTTGGCACCGCGGACTATCGCGGCCGCGGACTCACCCGCCAGCTCGACCGCTGGGTGGCCAAGCTGGTGCACTACAACAAGAACCGCCAGGGCTACGAGTTCCTGCAGAAGACTCCTGAACTCATGGCCGCCGAGGTCGAGCGCCGGCGCGGCGAGTTCACCTCGCTCATGGAACAGATCGAAGCGATCGAGGACCGTCTATCCGACGAAATCGGTTTGACCAACGTCCTACAGCAAGGCACCGAACAGGGCAAACAGCGTGAGCAATGCCTGGTTGAGCTTCGCCAACTGGAGGACGCCCGCACTCAGATTGAGCACGAGATTGCCTCGCTAGAGCAGCGTGAAAACGAGTACTACGAAGCAGGCGTGAATCGGCTGAAGGAGTTTCTCGGGTCGATGGAAGAGACCGCACTGGCGATCCGCACCCGGGCGACTCCGCAAACCACCGACGACAACATTTTTAGCGAGATCCAGCACTGCAACCAGCAACTCCGCGATGCCCGCCAGCAAAGCCATGAAGATCGTGGCAAGCTGGAGGTCTGGCACGAGAAAATCTCGGGGCTCGATCAGGTAATGCGAAAGTTCCGAGCCAGCGAGTTCGACTCGCGGCGGTCGTTCTTCTCGCGGCAACTCGATGTCTCGCGCGAAGTCGATCGATACCTACAAGGCAACAACACCTCGGAAGGCTTGTGGAGCACGGTCCGCCGGTACCAGCAGTTCGTCCGCCCTCGCTACGACGATTCCAGTGATCAATGGAACGACCTGGGGGGCTTGTTCGATAGCGACGTTTCGCACGTGCTGGGGAACGTACTGATCGAAGTGGCCGGCGAAGCCATGCGCCAGGCGGCCAATCGCAGCATGCACCGCCGAGGCCCCGCGCGGCAGCAGCAACGCCGCTCGTCGCACCGCCCACCCCACCGGCGCGGCGGGGGGTTCACCACCGGTCGAGGATTCTAA
- a CDS encoding DUF6384 family protein: MSKSAQQSAQPSQLDLDVESAESKLTLDEMTRVMDVARTLRKERSIAQRELNREDTIVLLRQKLREAADLAGDPVTDEQIEVAIKQYFDNLHEFETPEPGFQTFLASVYVRRYTITAWTLALAAAALLTWGMWFGGLLPGDRQNELRAQQTYSQTIKVVESIETLSTNPEVTSQAEAARAEAASYRDRGEVSALEQLKSRLLQQESVLNAEYRLMIPNDGLSGIERLVEDTGGVSGSYVIVEAVDSRGQPVPTQVRNAESGQMVTVTKWAEQVPLEVFEQLKADKEADGILDSREFAVKRRGEPELEITLQNGSGVTLERGRQITQW, translated from the coding sequence ATGAGCAAATCGGCGCAACAATCTGCCCAACCTTCCCAGTTGGATCTCGACGTCGAATCGGCGGAAAGCAAGCTCACGCTCGACGAAATGACCCGCGTGATGGATGTCGCCCGGACGCTTCGCAAGGAGCGGTCGATCGCCCAGCGAGAGCTGAACCGCGAGGATACCATCGTTCTGCTGCGGCAGAAACTCCGCGAAGCGGCCGATCTGGCAGGCGATCCGGTGACCGACGAGCAGATCGAAGTTGCGATCAAGCAGTACTTCGATAATCTGCACGAGTTCGAGACCCCCGAGCCTGGCTTCCAGACGTTTCTGGCCAGCGTGTACGTGCGTCGCTACACGATCACCGCCTGGACCCTGGCCCTGGCGGCCGCAGCCCTGCTGACCTGGGGCATGTGGTTCGGTGGTCTCCTCCCTGGCGACCGCCAGAACGAATTGCGGGCGCAGCAAACCTACAGTCAGACCATCAAAGTCGTAGAGTCGATCGAAACACTCTCGACCAATCCCGAAGTAACGAGCCAGGCCGAAGCAGCCCGCGCCGAAGCGGCCAGCTACCGCGACCGCGGCGAGGTCTCGGCCCTCGAACAACTAAAATCTCGCTTACTGCAGCAAGAATCGGTGCTAAACGCCGAATACCGATTAATGATCCCCAACGATGGCCTGTCGGGCATCGAGCGGTTGGTCGAAGACACCGGCGGCGTCTCCGGCTCGTACGTCATCGTCGAAGCGGTCGACTCCCGGGGGCAGCCGGTTCCGACGCAGGTTCGCAACGCCGAATCGGGGCAGATGGTCACCGTCACGAAATGGGCCGAGCAAGTACCGCTCGAGGTGTTTGAGCAATTGAAAGCAGACAAAGAGGCCGATGGCATTCTCGACTCGCGGGAGTTCGCCGTGAAGCGCCGCGGCGAGCCCGAGCTGGAGATCACGCTGCAGAACGGATCCGGCGTGACATTGGAACGAGGAAGGCAGATCACTCAGTGGTAG
- the rpsT gene encoding 30S ribosomal protein S20 — protein MPNSESAKKRLRQNIARNAHNRAVKSHVRGQIRKVREMIATGNVVDSEAAFRVATKKLDQAAAKKVIHANVAARTKSRLSKAIKAIK, from the coding sequence ATGCCTAATTCTGAAAGTGCCAAGAAGCGTCTTCGCCAGAACATTGCTCGCAATGCCCACAATCGTGCCGTGAAGTCGCACGTCCGTGGCCAGATTCGCAAGGTTCGCGAGATGATCGCCACCGGCAACGTGGTGGATAGCGAAGCTGCTTTCCGCGTAGCGACCAAGAAGCTCGACCAAGCTGCTGCCAAGAAGGTGATCCACGCCAACGTAGCCGCTCGCACGAAGAGCCGCCTGTCGAAGGCCATCAAGGCAATCAAGTAA
- a CDS encoding Xaa-Pro dipeptidyl-peptidase produces MKYSLAILFSWVFLASASMVQADDNRAVPVFKDGEAQEVEAFKDSDFWLRHDLWVETEFDSDDDGKLDRMHVSVTRPRQTETEGLKLPVVYVTSPYFAGTSPSNSEHMWDPHQELGADPPERKLSPEVERRGMRPIISKSHANEWVPRGYIVVHSSSPGTGLSEGCPTVGGENESLAPKAVIDWLCGRANGYTTVDGFDRVTAGWCTGKIGMTGTSYNGTLPLAAATTGVEGLEAIIPIAPNTSYYHYYRSNGLVRHPGGYMGEDIDCLYEFIHSGDEAMREHCNECIREELFHMNMDRKTGDYNDFWASRDYLNKMDSMKCALLMAHGFNDWNVVPEHSLRIIDAARDRGLPVQVYYHQGGHGGPPPMKMMNRWFTRYLHGVENGVENDPRAWIVREHDDREKPTPYESYPNPAAKMVELHLKKGAPEQGELLLKVKGKQGKEKLIDNYSFNGESLARAEWTEHRLIYLTPKLKQPLHLSGTATIKVRMACDREAANLSVWVVSLPWESNRDRRITDNIITRGWADPQNRHSITESEPLEPGKFVDVEFALQPDDQVIPAGQQIGLMIFSSDQDFTLWPKPGTEITVDLDRTSFKLPVVDGKQGWQRAFKDPEPEEAPAEEAPAEEAPAQE; encoded by the coding sequence ATGAAGTATTCGCTCGCGATTCTGTTTAGTTGGGTCTTTCTGGCATCCGCATCAATGGTTCAGGCCGACGACAATCGGGCGGTGCCGGTGTTCAAAGATGGCGAAGCCCAAGAGGTCGAGGCGTTCAAAGACTCTGACTTTTGGTTGCGACACGACCTGTGGGTGGAGACCGAGTTCGACTCCGACGACGATGGTAAACTCGACCGCATGCACGTAAGTGTAACCCGCCCTCGCCAGACCGAGACCGAAGGGCTGAAGCTACCGGTGGTGTACGTGACGAGCCCCTACTTCGCCGGCACGTCCCCTTCGAACTCGGAACATATGTGGGACCCCCATCAGGAGTTGGGTGCGGATCCGCCAGAACGTAAGCTCTCGCCCGAAGTCGAGCGTCGCGGCATGCGGCCGATCATCTCGAAATCGCACGCGAACGAGTGGGTACCACGCGGTTACATCGTGGTGCATTCGTCGTCGCCTGGCACCGGTTTGTCCGAAGGATGCCCGACCGTCGGCGGCGAGAACGAATCGCTCGCCCCCAAGGCAGTGATCGACTGGCTTTGCGGCCGAGCCAATGGTTACACAACGGTCGATGGGTTCGATCGCGTAACCGCAGGTTGGTGCACTGGCAAGATTGGCATGACCGGCACTTCGTACAATGGCACGCTGCCATTGGCCGCGGCCACCACCGGCGTCGAAGGCCTGGAAGCCATCATCCCCATCGCCCCGAACACGTCGTACTATCACTACTACCGCTCGAACGGCCTGGTGCGTCACCCAGGCGGCTACATGGGCGAAGACATCGACTGCTTGTACGAGTTCATTCACTCCGGCGACGAAGCGATGCGCGAGCACTGCAACGAGTGCATTCGCGAAGAACTGTTCCACATGAACATGGATCGCAAGACCGGCGACTACAACGATTTCTGGGCGAGCCGCGACTACTTGAACAAGATGGACTCGATGAAGTGCGCACTGCTCATGGCCCACGGCTTCAACGACTGGAACGTGGTTCCGGAGCACAGCTTGCGAATCATCGACGCGGCCCGCGACCGCGGGCTGCCGGTGCAGGTCTACTACCACCAAGGGGGCCACGGTGGTCCCCCGCCGATGAAAATGATGAACCGTTGGTTCACTCGCTACCTGCACGGCGTCGAAAACGGAGTAGAGAACGACCCTCGAGCGTGGATTGTCCGCGAGCACGACGATCGCGAGAAGCCGACCCCGTACGAGAGCTACCCGAACCCAGCCGCCAAGATGGTGGAGCTGCACCTGAAGAAGGGTGCCCCCGAGCAAGGGGAACTGCTGCTGAAGGTCAAAGGCAAGCAAGGCAAAGAGAAGCTGATCGACAACTACTCGTTCAACGGCGAGTCGCTCGCCCGCGCTGAGTGGACCGAGCATCGCCTGATCTACTTGACCCCTAAGCTCAAGCAGCCGTTGCACCTGTCGGGCACGGCGACCATCAAAGTGCGGATGGCCTGCGATCGCGAAGCGGCCAACCTCTCGGTATGGGTGGTCTCGCTCCCCTGGGAATCGAACCGCGACCGTCGAATCACCGATAACATCATCACCCGCGGCTGGGCAGATCCTCAGAATCGCCATTCGATCACGGAGAGTGAGCCGCTCGAGCCAGGTAAGTTTGTCGACGTGGAGTTCGCCCTGCAGCCCGACGATCAAGTGATTCCCGCGGGCCAGCAGATCGGCTTGATGATTTTCTCCAGCGACCAGGACTTCACACTCTGGCCGAAGCCGGGTACCGAAATCACCGTGGATCTCGATCGCACGAGCTTCAAGCTGCCAGTGGTCGATGGCAAGCAAGGCTGGCAGCGAGCCTTCAAAGATCCCGAGCCCGAAGAAGCCCCAGCCGAAGAAGCCCCAGCCGAAGAAGCCCCCGCTCAAGAGTAA